Part of the Deltaproteobacteria bacterium genome, ATACGAACCGCCGAAGTATGCCCACGTCCCGATGATCCTCGGCGCCGACAAGACCCGTCTTTCCAAGCGGCACGGTGCGACCTCGATTATGGCCTACAAGGAGATGGGCTACCTTCCGGAGGCAATGCTCAACTACCTGGCGCGGTTAGGTTGGGGGCACGGCGACGAAGAGATTTTTTCCCTTGAAGAGCTGGTCGAGAAATTTTCCCTCAAGGGGATTAATAGATCACCGGCCGTTTTCAACCCGGAAAAGCTCCTCTGGCTCAACCATCACTATATAAAGACGGGAGACCCGAAACGGCTGGCCCGGCTTTTCCATGAGATACTCGTCGAAAAGGGGATCCTGAATGTTCCTTTGGGCGACGACCGGCGGGAGTGGCTCGAGGAGATCGTTAAATGTCAGCAGGAAAAGCGGAAGACCCTCGTGGAAATGGTGGAGCAATCGACCTATTTCTTCCGGGACGATTTCGAGATCGAGGAGAAGGCCGGTAAAAAGGTTCTCAAACCGGCGGCCCGGTCCATCCTTTGGAAATTCAAGACAAAGCTTTCCGGATTGGAAGCCTTCACGGAGGAGGCCTTGGAGTCGGTCTTTAAGCAGATCATGGAGGAAGAGGATCTGAAATTGGGCAAGATCGCCCAGCCGCTTCGCGTCGCACTGACCGGTGGGACCGTGAGCCCCGGGATTTTTGAACTCGTCTCGATTCTCGGGAAAGAGAGCGTACTCGCCAGGATCGACCGTGCAATCGTCTATATGGATTCCCGCCCTGATC contains:
- the gltX gene encoding glutamate--tRNA ligase, whose protein sequence is MSDKIRVRFAPSPTGYLHIGGVRTALFNYLYARKEGGTFVLRIEDTDAERSTEESTQAILDGMEWLGLDYDEGPLHQSDRLDLYQEHIDRLLNEGKAYPCYCSKEELEERRKQALKEGRDPKYDGRCRGGADPVPGREPAIRFKAPHTGTTVVHDLIRGDIVFDNSQVDDLIIRRSFGMPTYNLCVVVDDALMGMTHIIRGDDHLTNTPKQILLYEALGYEPPKYAHVPMILGADKTRLSKRHGATSIMAYKEMGYLPEAMLNYLARLGWGHGDEEIFSLEELVEKFSLKGINRSPAVFNPEKLLWLNHHYIKTGDPKRLARLFHEILVEKGILNVPLGDDRREWLEEIVKCQQEKRKTLVEMVEQSTYFFRDDFEIEEKAGKKVLKPAARSILWKFKTKLSGLEAFTEEALESVFKQIMEEEDLKLGKIAQPLRVALTGGTVSPGIFELVSILGKESVLARIDRAIVYMDSRPDPA